The Natronomonas salsuginis genomic sequence CCGGCGGCTTTCGCGTAGTGACCGCTCGCGCGCTGGATCGAGGCGCGCTGTCCGCGGACGCCGGTGTTCCCGCGCTGGATCGCCGCGACGATGTCGTCGCTGTCGATCTCGTTGAACGGTTTCTCCACGGTGAGTTCGGTGTAGGCGCGTCCGACCGTCAACAGTGAGTGGGCGTCGCTCCCGCCGACGGCGGGGTAGCCGTACCGGGTGGCGTACCGACGCGCCCGCCGGTTCCGGTAGCCGGTGAACAGCCAGGCGTTGAACGTCTCGATCGCGTCGGGGTCGACCCCATTGAGCCGCCGTTTCCGCACGCCGTGGCGCGTCCGCTGGAAGGGATGGGGCACGATCGACGCGCCGTCGAGGTCGTCGACCGCGGCGACGGTTTCACCCATCGACTGCCCCGACTCGGGCATCTCCTTGACGCCGATCGCGAGGAGGTGGCCCTCCGCGGTCGAGATCTCGACGCCCGGAATCCCGACGAGGCCGTACTCCTCGGCCAGCACCGCCGCATCGAGCGACGCGTGGATCACGTCGTGGTCCGTGACGACCACGGCGTCGAGCCCGATGTCCGCCGCGTGTTCGAGGATCAACTCGACCGGCTCGTGCCCGTCGTACGAGGCCTCGCTGTGGACGTGAAAGTCCACCTCGAGGTCTACTGACCGGTTCATCGTCAGTCGTTCGGCGTCACGGAATAAAAAGTGGCCGAAAGCGGTTCTCGTCCCTGATGTCATCAGAACGCGACATTTAACGCGCCGAGGCGGCTATCGACATCCGTGACCGTGGACGAGCCGAAGCCGACGCCCCGAACGCTCGCCGATCCGTCGGCGACGACGGCGGCCGCGTTCGTGACCGATGCCGTCGACAGGGGGGCGCTCGTGACGTGTTTCGGCCGCTGTACCGTCGAATACGAGGGCCGGGCGGCCTCCGAGTTGGCTCCCGGCGACAGACACGTCATGCTGAAACCCGACGGAACGGCGCTCGTCCACACCGACGAGGGGCAGAAACCGGTGAACTGGCAACCCCCCGGCTGCGAGCACGACGCCCGCGTCGGCGACGACGCGCTCGTGCTCGAGAGCACCCGCACGTCGCCGGACGAACGGCTTGTCGTCTCCGTTTCGGACGTCGCGCTCGTCGCGGCGTTCGACCCGACCGACGACGAGTCGATCGAGCTCGTCGGCACGGAGGCGGATCTGAAGCGACGGATTCTCGCGGACCCTGCGCTCCTCGAACCGGGCTTCACCCCGCTTGCGACCGAGCGCGACACCCCGGCCGGCGCGGTCGACATCTACGGCGAGGACGACGAGGGGCGGACGGTCGTCGTCGAGTTGAAGCGCCGCCGGGTCGGCCCGGACGCCGTCGGCCAGCTGCACCGCTACGTCGAGGCGCTCGAACGCGATCTCCACACCGACGCCGAGCTTCGCGGGATACTTGTCGCTCCTTCCGTCACCGAGCGGGCGAAGGCGCTCCTCGCCGAGGAGGGGTTCGAGTTCGTCCCGCTGACGCCGCGCGAGGAGTAGTGTCGAGACGACTCGGGCGCTATCGGAGTTCCGACTGCAGTCGCGAGAGGAGATTCAACGCGTCGAGCGGCGTGGTTTCGGCGAGGTCGACGGCCGCCAGCTCGGCGAGCAGTTCCTCGCGCCCGCCGTCGGTGGAGGCGTTTTCTGCTCGCGCATTCGCCGCGCCGACTTCCGTCGGCTCGGTCGCTCTCTCGTCGGCGGGCTCGTCGAGCAATTCCGACGCCCGGTCGACGACGCTCGCGGGAACGCCGGCCATCTCGGCGACCTCGACGCCGTAGGACGCTTCGGCTGGGCCCCTCCTGAGATCGTGTTCGAACTCGACGCCGTCCGGTGATCGACTGGCCGAGAAGTGGTAGTTCCTCGCTCGCGGGAGTCCGTCGGCGACCGCCGTTAGCTCGTGGTGGTGCGTCGCAAACAGCGTGTACGCGCCGACCGCGTCGTGGAGGTGTTCGGTCGCCGCCTGCGCGATCGCGTAGCCGTCCCGCGTCGACGTGCCGCGGCCGACCTCGTCGAGGACGACCAACGAGTTCGCGTCGGCGTCCTCCAAGATGGCGGCCAGTTCCGTCATCTCGACCATGAACGTCGAGCGCCCGCCGGCGATGTCGTCCGACGCGCCGACGCGGGTGAACACCCGGTCGACGATCGGGAGTTCGGCGCGCTCGGCCGGCACGAAACTGCCGACTTGCGCGAGCACGCAAGTGAGTGCGACCTGCCGCATGTAGGTCGACTTCCCGGCCATGTTGGGGCCGGTGATGATCGCCATCGGCTTTTCAGCCGGCAGTTCCGTCGGATTCGGGACGAACGGCCCCCCGGTCCGTTCCACGACGGGATGGCGGCCGGCGTCGATCTCGATCCCGTCCGCGCCGATCGTCGGCCGCCGGTAGCCGTGCTCGGCGGCCACGGTCGCGAGCGACCGGAGCGCGTCGAGCCTCGCGATCGCGCTTGCGGTCCGCTGGATCCGTTCGGTCGCCCCGGCGACCTCGCTTCGGACCGACCTAAAGAGGTCGTACTCCAGGTCGTCCGCGCGCTCGCCGGCGCGGATTATCTCGTCTTCCCGCTCTTTCAGTTCGGGCGTGTAGAACCGTTCGGCGTTCTTCAGCGTCTGCCGCCGGTGGTAGTCGTCGGGCACCGAATCGAGGTTCGGATCGGTCACCTCGATGTAGTAGCCGTGGACCGAGTTGTGCCCCACCTTCAGCGAGTCGATTCCGGTCCGCTCTCGCTCTCGCGCTTCGAGGTCGTCGACCCACGCCTTCCCCTCGCGTTCGGTCGCTCGCAGCTCATCGAGCGTCTCGTCGTATCCATCGCGGATGACGCCGCCCTCGGTGATCTCGATCGGCGGCGACTCGGCGATCGCTCGGTCGATGAGTTCCCGCACGTCGGCGCAATCGTCGAGTTCGGATTCGATCGTCGCCAGCAACTCGCTGTCGGCCGTGGCGTCGGCCAGACACTCCCTGAGATCGGGCACCACCGACAGCGTTGATTCGAGCGCCCGCAGGTCCCGCGCGTCGGCGCGCCCCCTCGAGACGCGCGCGACGAGCCGTTCGAGATCGTAGACGTCGGCCAGCAGCTCCCCGGCGCGTTCGCGATCCTCGACGCGCTCGCGCAGCGCTCCCACCGCGTCGAGGCGGGCGTCGATGCGATCGGCGTCGAGGAGGGGGCGTCGGAGCCAATCGCGAAGCGTCCGGCCGCCGAGCGCGCTCGCCGTCTCGTCGATCGTTTTGACGAGCGCGGCTCCCGCCAGCCCGTGGACGTGTCGCGGCTCGAACACCTCCAGCGAGCGCAGCGCGACCGCGTCGAGCAGCATGTACTCGCGGGGATCGTACCGCGTCAGGTGGGTGAGATACTCGAGACGGCCGGTTTCGCCGTCGGTCCCCACCCCGCGGGCGTACTCCGCGTACGTGAGCAGCGCGCCCGTCGCGCGGATCTCGGCGTCCTCGGCGAGTCGTCCCTCGCCGAAGTACGAGCGGACCTTCGCCTCGGCCGCGTCGAGGCCGAAGGCGGATCGCTCGTAGGGCGTCACCATACAGTCCGCACCAAACGGGTCGGTCGGCGCGTCGGGACCGATGATCGCCTCGGCGGGATCGAAGCGTTCGAGCTCGTCGGCGACCGCGTCGAGGCGGTCGAGCGTCGTCGCGTAGAAGTCCCCGGTCGAGACGTCGAGCAGCGCCAACCCGTAGCCGTCGGTCAGACAGGCGACGAAGTTGTTGTCCGCGTCGGCGAGCAGTTCGGTTTCGGTGAGCGTCCCCGGTGTCACCACGCGGGTGACCGCCCGATCGACCAGTCCCGACGCCGCCTCGGCGTCCTCGACTTGGTCTGCGATGGCGATCCGATAGCCCGCATCGAGCAGGGTTTCGATGTACGATTCGGCGCTGTCGACCGGGATCCCGGCCATCGGGTACGTGCCGGTCGAATCCTCGCGTTGGGTGAGCGTGATCTCGAGGATGCGGGCGGTCGTCTCGGCGGCCGCACAGAACGTCTCGTAGAAGTCCCCGACCTGAAACAACACGAGCGCCTCGTCGTAGCGCTCACAGAGGTCGAGATACTGCGACAGCATCGGCGTGAGCTCGTCGGCCTTCTCGGCCATCTCCGGCGGCGGCCCAAGCGCCTCGTCCATATCCGGAGGTGCGTCTCGCCGAACAAATACCCACCGGAGAGCCGGACGACCGACACCGTTTTCGGCGTCTCGGTCGAACGATCGGGCATGGCAGACGACGCCGATACGATCACACTCGCGTTCGAGCTGGCGGCGCTCGAACGGCTCGCGGATCCCTCGGGCGTGATCAGCGACACCCAGCGGTGGACGAACCATCTCGGCATCGTGAGCGACGAGCCGTCGTATCTGGTCAGAAAGCGCGCGCGGGATTACGGGTTCACCCCCGATTTCCTCCCCGGCCCGCGAACCAGATCCGAGAGCCTCGTGAAGGTGAAAAATCAGCCCGAACACGCCGCGGATCGGTACATCTACGTCTCCGCGGACGAGGCGATGCGAGCGGCCGCCGAAGAGCACGGGTGGGAGTTCAGACCGATCGAGGAGGCCGCGGAGACCGCGGGCTGGCGGCTCCACTCCGGGACGATGGAAGACGAATCCGATCAACACACTGGCTGGCCCTGAGACGCCTCGCCGGTCGATGGGTTCGCCCGAACCGCCGGCCAAACGATTCGTCCCGCCGGTCGGACCCAGCGGAGTGAGACTCCCGAATTCGACCGCGGTCGGTAGATTTAACTCGAAACTGCGTCACTCACGGACATGGACTTCCGGGAGGGGTTCTGGTCGATCTACCGGGAGGCCCTCCCGATTCTTTGTGTCGCCCTCGTCGGCGGGCTCTTCTCCGGACTCGTGCTGGAGGAACTCCTGGCGAGCGTCGAGCGGTTCCCCGGCCTGTTGGTGATGGTGCCCGTCTTCCTCGCGACCCGCGGCAACGTCTACGGCGCGCTGGGCGGACGGATCGCGAGCGGGCTCCACCAGGGGCTCATTCCGCCCCAGTTCGAGTGGAACGAGCGGCTGGTGAACGCGATCGTCGCCTCCTTCGTCAACGGGATCTCCATCTCCGTCGTCATCGGCGTCATCTCGTGGCTCGCCTTACGACTTCTGGGGTGGCCCGCAGCCCCTCTCTCCGAACTCGTCGCCATCGTCTTTCTCGCCGGAGCCCTGACCTCGGTCGTGCTCATCTTCGGCCTGCTCGGCATCCTGTTTACGGGTTATCGGCTCGGCTACGACCCCGACAACTTGGTTGGACCGATCGTCACGACGCTGGGCGATATCTTCGGAATGCTGTTTCTGTTCGTCGCCGTGTTCGTCGTCGAGGTGATCGCCTGATGGTCGAGCAGTTGAACTCGCTCGGGACCTGGGACGCCAGAACCATCGTCTCGAACATGTTCCCGCTGTTGGTGGTCCTCTGTACGATCGTTCTCTGGGCCGGGATCACCCTCGAGGAGGCCGAGCAACTGCTCAACGACTACGGGCTGCTCGCGGTCATGGTCCCGACGATGGTCGGGGCTGGCGGGAATCTCGGTACGATCCTGAGTTCGCGGCTC encodes the following:
- the mutS gene encoding DNA mismatch repair protein MutS, with amino-acid sequence MDEALGPPPEMAEKADELTPMLSQYLDLCERYDEALVLFQVGDFYETFCAAAETTARILEITLTQREDSTGTYPMAGIPVDSAESYIETLLDAGYRIAIADQVEDAEAASGLVDRAVTRVVTPGTLTETELLADADNNFVACLTDGYGLALLDVSTGDFYATTLDRLDAVADELERFDPAEAIIGPDAPTDPFGADCMVTPYERSAFGLDAAEAKVRSYFGEGRLAEDAEIRATGALLTYAEYARGVGTDGETGRLEYLTHLTRYDPREYMLLDAVALRSLEVFEPRHVHGLAGAALVKTIDETASALGGRTLRDWLRRPLLDADRIDARLDAVGALRERVEDRERAGELLADVYDLERLVARVSRGRADARDLRALESTLSVVPDLRECLADATADSELLATIESELDDCADVRELIDRAIAESPPIEITEGGVIRDGYDETLDELRATEREGKAWVDDLEARERERTGIDSLKVGHNSVHGYYIEVTDPNLDSVPDDYHRRQTLKNAERFYTPELKEREDEIIRAGERADDLEYDLFRSVRSEVAGATERIQRTASAIARLDALRSLATVAAEHGYRRPTIGADGIEIDAGRHPVVERTGGPFVPNPTELPAEKPMAIITGPNMAGKSTYMRQVALTCVLAQVGSFVPAERAELPIVDRVFTRVGASDDIAGGRSTFMVEMTELAAILEDADANSLVVLDEVGRGTSTRDGYAIAQAATEHLHDAVGAYTLFATHHHELTAVADGLPRARNYHFSASRSPDGVEFEHDLRRGPAEASYGVEVAEMAGVPASVVDRASELLDEPADERATEPTEVGAANARAENASTDGGREELLAELAAVDLAETTPLDALNLLSRLQSELR
- a CDS encoding PHP-associated domain-containing protein codes for the protein MNRSVDLEVDFHVHSEASYDGHEPVELILEHAADIGLDAVVVTDHDVIHASLDAAVLAEEYGLVGIPGVEISTAEGHLLAIGVKEMPESGQSMGETVAAVDDLDGASIVPHPFQRTRHGVRKRRLNGVDPDAIETFNAWLFTGYRNRRARRYATRYGYPAVGGSDAHSLLTVGRAYTELTVEKPFNEIDSDDIVAAIQRGNTGVRGQRASIQRASGHYAKAAGRKTAWGMKTALKKSGSGARYVAAAAAMPFR
- the nucS gene encoding endonuclease NucS; this encodes MTVDEPKPTPRTLADPSATTAAAFVTDAVDRGALVTCFGRCTVEYEGRAASELAPGDRHVMLKPDGTALVHTDEGQKPVNWQPPGCEHDARVGDDALVLESTRTSPDERLVVSVSDVALVAAFDPTDDESIELVGTEADLKRRILADPALLEPGFTPLATERDTPAGAVDIYGEDDEGRTVVVELKRRRVGPDAVGQLHRYVEALERDLHTDAELRGILVAPSVTERAKALLAEEGFEFVPLTPREE
- a CDS encoding magnesium transporter, producing the protein MDFREGFWSIYREALPILCVALVGGLFSGLVLEELLASVERFPGLLVMVPVFLATRGNVYGALGGRIASGLHQGLIPPQFEWNERLVNAIVASFVNGISISVVIGVISWLALRLLGWPAAPLSELVAIVFLAGALTSVVLIFGLLGILFTGYRLGYDPDNLVGPIVTTLGDIFGMLFLFVAVFVVEVIA
- a CDS encoding DUF7124 domain-containing protein; protein product: MADDADTITLAFELAALERLADPSGVISDTQRWTNHLGIVSDEPSYLVRKRARDYGFTPDFLPGPRTRSESLVKVKNQPEHAADRYIYVSADEAMRAAAEEHGWEFRPIEEAAETAGWRLHSGTMEDESDQHTGWP